One segment of Rhinatrema bivittatum chromosome 14, aRhiBiv1.1, whole genome shotgun sequence DNA contains the following:
- the LOC115075635 gene encoding uncharacterized protein LOC115075635, translating into MLCQLWSQKHKFDWNTSSKGDLNERTALWATIRRTTNRKWQTSSGGGREREAATIQGRGKERRRARCPALSRGPSPLKAPASTKKKNDCLSRPWRNSSISGVYVPGGTPASAAGTFLEELQHQRLVHSWRNSSINGGYIPGGTPASAFLEELQHQRQVHSWRNSSISGGDFPGGTPASAAGAFLEELQHQRRLYSWRNSSISGGYIPGGTPASAASTFLEELQHQRRVRSWRNSSISGEYIPHLCMSKWDGGARTELYRGEDGLWWPVSLPPKSHSLLNGVGPSCYGK; encoded by the exons ATGTTGTGCCAGCTCTGGAGCCAGAAGCACAAGTTTGATTGGAACA CGTCAAGCAAGGGAGACCTGAATGAGAGGACAGCTCTGTGGGCTACTATCCGGAGGACAACTAATAG GAAATGGCAGACCAGctcaggaggagggagggagagagaggcagccacCATAcaaggaaggggaaaggagagaaGAAGGGCAAGGTGTCCAGCCCTCTCAAGAGGTCCATCCCCATTAAAGGCCCCAGCCTCCACCAAGAAGAAAAATGACTGCCTGAGCAGGCCCTGGAGGAACTCCAGTATCAGCGGCGTGTACGTTCCTGGAGGAACTCCAGCATCAGCGGCGGGTACATTCCTGGAGGAACTCCAACATCAGCGGCTGGTACATTCCTGGAGGAACTCCAGCATCAACGGCGGGTACATTCCTGGAGGAACTCCAGCATCAGCGTTCCTGGAGGAACTCCAGCATCAGCGGCAGGTACATTCCTGGAGGAACTCCAGCATCAGCGGCGGGGACTTTCCTGGAGGAACTCCAGCATCAGCGGCGGGGGCGTTCCTGGAGGAACTCCAGCATCAGCGGCGGCTATATTCCTGGAGGAACTCCAGCATCAGCGGCGGGTACATTCCTGGAGGAACTCCAGCATCAGCGGCGAGTACATTCCTGGAGGAACTCCAGCATCAGCGGCGGGTACGTTCCTGGAGGAACTCCAGCATCAGCGGCGAGTACATTCCACACTTGTGCATGAGCAAATGGGATGGAGGTGCCAGAACAGAACTCTACAGAGGGGAGGACGGGCTATGGTGGCCCGTCTCTCTGCCCCCTAAGAGCCATAGTTTGCTAAATGGTGTAGGCCCAAGTTGTTATGGTAAAtag